One genomic window of Bacillus mycoides includes the following:
- the splB gene encoding spore photoproduct lyase, with protein MKPFMPKLVFFEPRALEYPLGKELYEKFTKMGLEIRETTSHNQIRNLPGENELQKYRNAKATLVVGVRKTLKFDTSKPSAEYAIPLATGCMGHCHYCYLQTTLGSKPYVRVYVNLDEIFEKAKQYMDERAPEITRFEAACTSDIVGIDHLTHALKRAIEFIGESEYGRLRFVTKYSHVDHLLDAKHNGKTRFRFSINSRYVIKNFEPGTSPFEERIEAARKVAGAGYPLGFIVAPIYMYEGWEEGYRELFERLYNALKDMTIPNLTFELIQHRFTKPAKKVIQERYPNTKLEMDEEKRKYKWGRYGIGKYVYQKDDAEVLEETIRGYIYEYFPDAEIQYFT; from the coding sequence ATGAAACCGTTTATGCCAAAACTCGTTTTCTTTGAACCGAGGGCACTCGAATATCCGCTTGGAAAAGAGCTGTATGAGAAATTTACGAAGATGGGATTAGAAATTCGTGAAACGACATCACATAATCAAATTAGAAATTTACCAGGCGAAAATGAATTGCAAAAGTATCGTAATGCAAAAGCGACACTTGTCGTTGGGGTGAGGAAGACGTTAAAGTTCGATACATCAAAACCGTCAGCTGAATATGCAATCCCGCTTGCAACAGGATGTATGGGGCATTGTCATTATTGTTATTTGCAAACGACACTTGGGAGTAAACCTTACGTAAGGGTGTATGTGAATTTAGATGAAATATTTGAGAAGGCAAAGCAATATATGGATGAAAGGGCCCCTGAAATAACAAGATTTGAAGCGGCGTGTACATCAGACATCGTTGGAATTGATCATTTAACACATGCATTAAAGCGGGCGATAGAGTTCATCGGAGAAAGTGAATATGGACGTTTACGTTTCGTTACGAAATATTCACACGTCGATCATTTATTAGATGCAAAGCATAATGGGAAAACGCGTTTTCGATTTAGTATTAATTCACGTTATGTGATTAAAAATTTTGAACCAGGGACATCGCCATTTGAAGAGCGAATTGAGGCTGCTCGTAAAGTAGCGGGGGCTGGTTATCCTCTTGGTTTTATTGTTGCGCCAATTTATATGTATGAAGGCTGGGAAGAAGGGTACCGTGAATTGTTTGAACGATTGTACAATGCGTTAAAAGACATGACGATACCAAATTTAACGTTCGAATTAATTCAACATCGTTTTACGAAACCAGCCAAAAAAGTCATTCAAGAACGTTATCCGAATACGAAACTTGAAATGGATGAAGAGAAGCGGAAATATAAATGGGGACGATACGGTATTGGGAAATATGTATATCAAAAGGATGATGCGGAAGTATTAGAAGAAACAATACGAGGTTATATATATGAGTATTTTCCCGATGCAGAAATTCAATATTTTACATAA
- a CDS encoding TetR/AcrR family transcriptional regulator, with translation MKMTANRIKAVALSHFARYGYEGTSLANIAQEVGIKKPSIYAHFKGKEELYFTCLESALQKDLQSFTDDIENFSKSSTEELLLNLLKGYAKRFGESEESMFWLRTSYFPPDAFREQIIDKANVHIENVGKLLLPAFKRASEQDELHNIEVKDALEAFLCLLDGLMVELLYAGLNRFETRLEASWKVFWRGLSN, from the coding sequence ATGAAAATGACAGCAAACCGCATTAAAGCTGTAGCACTTTCTCATTTCGCGCGCTACGGCTACGAAGGAACTTCATTAGCAAATATTGCTCAAGAAGTTGGGATTAAAAAGCCATCGATTTACGCACACTTTAAAGGAAAAGAAGAGCTATATTTTACATGCTTAGAATCCGCTCTTCAAAAAGATTTGCAGAGCTTCACAGACGATATCGAAAATTTTTCCAAATCGTCTACTGAAGAATTGCTCTTAAATTTGTTAAAAGGCTATGCAAAACGATTTGGTGAAAGTGAAGAATCAATGTTTTGGTTACGAACTTCTTATTTTCCGCCGGATGCATTTCGCGAACAAATTATTGATAAAGCGAATGTACACATTGAAAATGTCGGAAAACTTTTATTACCTGCGTTTAAAAGAGCAAGCGAACAAGATGAACTGCATAACATTGAAGTAAAAGACGCTTTGGAGGCTTTTTTATGCTTACTTGACGGCCTTATGGTTGAACTACTATACGCAGGTTTAAATCGTTTTGAGACACGTTTAGAAGCTTCTTGGAAAGTATTTTGGCGCGGACTTTCAAACTGA
- the mntR gene encoding transcriptional regulator MntR, which yields MPTPSMEDYIEQIYLLIDEKGYARVSDIAEALSVHPSSVTKMVQKLDKDEYLIYEKYRGLVLTSKGKKIGERLVYRHELLEQFMRIIGVDESKIYNDVEGIEHHLSWESIDRIGDLVQYFEQDEVRVETLRGVQKANEEKSN from the coding sequence ATGCCTACCCCTAGTATGGAAGATTATATTGAACAAATTTATTTGTTGATTGATGAAAAGGGTTATGCCCGTGTATCTGATATTGCTGAAGCGCTTAGTGTACATCCATCCTCTGTAACAAAAATGGTGCAAAAATTAGACAAAGACGAATATCTAATTTATGAAAAATATAGAGGGCTTGTATTAACATCAAAAGGTAAAAAAATCGGAGAACGTCTCGTATATCGTCATGAATTGTTAGAACAGTTTATGCGCATTATCGGTGTGGATGAAAGCAAAATTTATAATGATGTAGAAGGAATTGAACATCATTTAAGTTGGGAATCAATTGACCGTATCGGTGATTTAGTACAATACTTTGAACAAGATGAAGTTCGAGTAGAAACACTTCGTGGTGTTCAAAAAGCAAATGAAGAGAAAAGTAATTAA
- a CDS encoding PadR family transcriptional regulator — MHSQMLKGVLEGCILYIISQEEVYGYELSTKLNKYGFTFVSEGSIYPLLLRMQKEKLIEGTLKASSLGPKRKYYHVTDKGLEQLEEFKKSWGMVSTTVNNLLQWE; from the coding sequence ATGCACAGTCAAATGTTAAAAGGTGTACTAGAAGGTTGCATTCTATATATCATTTCACAAGAAGAAGTGTACGGATATGAACTAAGTACAAAATTAAATAAATACGGCTTTACATTCGTAAGTGAAGGAAGCATCTATCCTTTATTGTTACGCATGCAAAAAGAGAAACTTATTGAAGGTACATTAAAGGCTTCCTCTCTTGGACCGAAGCGAAAATATTATCACGTAACTGATAAAGGATTAGAACAGCTTGAAGAATTTAAAAAAAGCTGGGGAATGGTTTCAACGACGGTAAACAACTTATTACAATGGGAGTGA
- a CDS encoding SA1362 family protein, whose protein sequence is MNGRSFTFAIFVLIIGLAIFGLVSSVITNPMEVLKNIGIMLAVVGIFYLLYKMFTNSSGSANSQSSYKRAAKQSNRKHGKQNVAPLSNSFLKRNASDDKGKKGNSPSLKRKRKQSHLTVIEGKKNKKKDRASF, encoded by the coding sequence ATGAACGGTCGTTCGTTTACATTCGCTATATTTGTGCTTATTATCGGATTAGCAATATTCGGCCTTGTTTCATCTGTCATTACAAATCCAATGGAAGTATTGAAAAACATTGGTATCATGTTAGCTGTCGTCGGTATCTTTTACTTACTCTACAAAATGTTTACAAACTCTAGTGGTTCTGCAAATTCGCAAAGCTCATATAAGCGTGCAGCGAAACAATCGAACCGCAAACACGGGAAACAAAATGTTGCACCCCTAAGCAATTCTTTCTTGAAACGAAATGCTTCTGATGACAAGGGGAAAAAGGGTAATTCTCCATCGTTGAAAAGAAAAAGAAAACAATCTCATTTAACTGTCATTGAAGGTAAAAAAAACAAAAAGAAAGACCGTGCTTCCTTTTAG
- a CDS encoding rhodanese-like domain-containing protein, whose protein sequence is MSTNLIIILAAIAAFIGYTVWMYFYQKKLIKTLSEEEFRAGYRKAQLIDIREADEFNAGHILGARNIPLSQIRLRHKELRQDQPVYLYCQSGFRTGRAAQYLKKQGYTDFYQLKGGFKSWSGKIKKK, encoded by the coding sequence GTGTCAACAAACTTGATTATTATACTAGCGGCAATTGCAGCATTCATCGGCTACACTGTATGGATGTATTTCTATCAAAAAAAATTAATTAAAACACTTTCAGAAGAAGAATTTCGCGCTGGCTACCGTAAAGCACAGCTTATCGATATTCGCGAAGCAGATGAATTTAACGCGGGACATATTTTAGGTGCGCGTAACATTCCATTATCACAAATTCGCCTTCGCCACAAAGAACTTCGCCAAGATCAACCGGTTTATTTATATTGCCAAAGCGGATTCCGTACAGGTCGTGCAGCTCAATACTTAAAAAAACAAGGCTACACAGATTTCTACCAATTAAAAGGTGGATTTAAATCTTGGTCAGGCAAAATTAAAAAGAAATAA
- a CDS encoding LacI family DNA-binding transcriptional regulator — protein MANIKQIAKTAGVSISTVSRVLNNHPYVKEEKRKRVLDAVEELNYAKNINAIHLIKGKTYTIGVMLPFINVPYFSTIIEGIGNEALAAGYHINLCQTNYDSIEEIRVLEMMKMKQFDGMIICSRTSSWEQIEPFAKFAPIISCEKMNHPLISSVYVDHYEGFRLGTSYLLSKGHEKIGICLARKTSVNSIEREKAFADTLRHEGKTVHPDWIFHQCYTMQDGAKILHRILNMKNRPTAIFTANDQVAAGLLTEAKKHGIRIPEDLAILGFDNHEISKALEITTIEHPGLTMGSHAFSLFHKQIQSEQIIGSTEELSFHLIERETV, from the coding sequence ATGGCCAATATAAAACAAATTGCAAAAACTGCTGGTGTATCCATATCAACGGTTTCCCGTGTCCTTAATAATCATCCTTACGTAAAAGAAGAAAAACGTAAGCGTGTTCTAGATGCAGTTGAAGAATTGAACTATGCAAAAAATATAAATGCTATCCATTTAATAAAAGGTAAAACATATACGATTGGCGTTATGCTACCTTTCATTAATGTTCCATACTTTAGCACGATCATTGAAGGAATCGGAAACGAAGCGTTAGCAGCTGGATATCATATTAATTTATGCCAAACGAATTACGATAGTATTGAAGAAATTCGCGTTCTTGAAATGATGAAAATGAAGCAATTTGATGGGATGATTATTTGCTCTCGCACGAGTTCATGGGAACAAATTGAACCGTTTGCAAAATTTGCCCCTATTATTTCATGCGAAAAAATGAACCATCCTCTCATTTCATCTGTCTATGTAGATCATTATGAGGGCTTCCGTCTTGGTACTTCCTATTTACTCAGTAAAGGTCATGAAAAAATCGGCATTTGTTTAGCAAGAAAAACAAGTGTTAATTCAATCGAGCGTGAAAAAGCTTTCGCCGATACCCTTCGTCACGAAGGAAAAACAGTGCACCCTGATTGGATTTTCCATCAATGTTATACGATGCAGGACGGGGCAAAAATACTTCACCGTATTTTAAACATGAAAAATCGCCCAACCGCTATTTTCACAGCGAACGATCAAGTTGCTGCTGGTTTATTAACAGAGGCAAAAAAACATGGCATTCGCATACCTGAAGACCTCGCTATCCTGGGATTTGATAACCATGAAATTTCAAAAGCATTAGAAATTACAACTATTGAACATCCCGGGCTCACAATGGGATCACATGCCTTTTCTTTATTCCATAAACAAATTCAAAGCGAGCAAATTATCGGCAGCACAGAAGAACTTTCGTTCCATTTAATTGAGCGAGAAACAGTCTAA
- a CDS encoding HAD family hydrolase, translated as MKAIIFDFDGLIVDTETIWFHSFRDAVREYGGELPLEEFAKCIGTTDEVLYAYLKEQLKAKFNEHALKGKVTTLHKEKMKIPKARDGVKEYLEEAKELGLKIALASSSSREWVVRFLEELQIRDYFEVIKTREDVEKVKPDPALYKVTIEELGIEPSEAVVFEDSLNGLKAAVAAGLKCVVVPNDVTRNLQFENHHLRIESMKEKSLKEVLQHIK; from the coding sequence ATGAAAGCAATTATTTTTGATTTTGATGGATTAATTGTGGACACAGAAACAATATGGTTTCACTCTTTCAGAGATGCTGTTCGTGAATACGGCGGCGAGTTACCTTTAGAGGAATTTGCAAAATGTATTGGAACGACAGATGAAGTGCTTTATGCATATTTAAAAGAGCAATTAAAAGCAAAATTTAACGAGCATGCATTAAAGGGAAAAGTAACAACTTTACATAAAGAGAAAATGAAAATACCAAAAGCGCGTGACGGGGTAAAAGAATATTTAGAAGAAGCGAAAGAACTTGGATTGAAAATCGCATTAGCCTCTAGTTCATCTAGGGAGTGGGTCGTTCGTTTTTTAGAAGAGCTACAAATTAGAGATTATTTTGAAGTGATTAAAACGCGAGAAGATGTAGAGAAGGTAAAACCAGATCCAGCTCTTTATAAAGTTACGATAGAAGAATTAGGAATTGAACCATCAGAAGCTGTTGTATTTGAAGATTCATTAAATGGATTGAAAGCAGCGGTGGCAGCAGGATTAAAGTGTGTCGTCGTGCCTAATGATGTGACAAGAAATTTGCAATTTGAAAACCATCACCTTCGTATCGAAAGTATGAAAGAGAAAAGTTTGAAAGAAGTGCTTCAACATATAAAGTGA
- a CDS encoding DUF1385 domain-containing protein, with translation MAEESKQIYGGQAVIEGVMFGGREYTVTAVRRKDKSIEFYRLPRVRNKALSLLKKIPFLRGIAAIVDASANGAKHLNFASERFDVHPEEDEQLANKKEEQSKLTMVLGVAAVGVLSFIFGKVIFTAVPALLAELTRPIFPSHTGQIIVESVIKLMLLLSYIYFISLTPLIKRVFQYHGAEHKVINAYENNLPLTVENVQKQTRLHYRCGSSFIIFTVIIGMFVYFLVPTDPLWARVVNRILLIPVVLGISFEVLQFTNRLRDVPVLRVLGYPGLWLQLLTTKEPTDDQAEVAIASFEELLRLENKQ, from the coding sequence ATGGCAGAAGAGTCAAAACAAATATATGGCGGGCAAGCAGTCATAGAAGGAGTTATGTTTGGCGGTAGAGAATATACTGTTACAGCGGTTCGTCGTAAAGATAAATCGATTGAATTTTATCGTTTACCACGCGTTCGTAATAAAGCATTGTCTCTACTAAAAAAAATTCCATTTTTACGAGGTATTGCCGCTATTGTGGATGCAAGTGCGAATGGAGCGAAACATTTAAACTTTGCTTCAGAACGATTTGATGTCCACCCAGAAGAAGATGAACAACTTGCAAATAAAAAAGAAGAACAATCAAAATTAACGATGGTATTAGGAGTTGCAGCAGTTGGCGTTTTATCGTTCATATTCGGTAAAGTAATTTTCACAGCAGTTCCTGCACTTTTAGCTGAATTAACGAGACCGATTTTCCCATCTCATACAGGGCAAATCATTGTCGAAAGTGTCATTAAGCTCATGCTATTATTGAGCTATATATACTTCATTTCTTTAACCCCACTTATTAAGCGGGTATTTCAGTACCACGGTGCGGAACATAAAGTAATCAATGCTTACGAGAATAATCTTCCACTGACTGTAGAAAATGTTCAAAAGCAAACTCGCCTCCATTATCGCTGTGGCAGTAGCTTTATTATATTTACGGTCATTATTGGAATGTTTGTCTATTTCCTCGTCCCTACAGATCCGCTTTGGGCAAGGGTAGTAAACCGAATTTTATTAATTCCAGTTGTTCTCGGTATTTCTTTTGAAGTATTACAATTTACCAATCGATTACGAGATGTCCCTGTTTTACGAGTACTTGGATATCCAGGGTTATGGCTGCAACTATTAACAACGAAAGAACCAACAGATGATCAAGCGGAAGTTGCAATCGCATCGTTTGAAGAATTATTACGTTTAGAAAACAAACAATAA
- a CDS encoding DMT family transporter translates to MAWVFLILAGICEIIGVLFMKVATEKKGWAPKVILIANFGVSFFFLSLAMNTLPMGTAYAIWTGIGTAGSALLGILIFRESADWRRLAFLSCILCGAVGLKLLG, encoded by the coding sequence ATGGCTTGGGTATTTTTAATTCTAGCTGGTATTTGTGAAATTATTGGTGTACTCTTTATGAAAGTAGCCACTGAAAAGAAAGGCTGGGCACCAAAAGTTATTTTAATCGCTAACTTCGGCGTAAGCTTCTTCTTCTTATCCCTTGCAATGAATACATTACCGATGGGAACTGCTTATGCAATTTGGACTGGAATCGGAACTGCCGGAAGTGCACTTCTCGGTATTCTTATTTTCCGTGAATCAGCGGATTGGCGCCGCCTTGCCTTCTTAAGCTGCATTCTGTGCGGTGCTGTTGGC
- a CDS encoding YqhR family membrane protein, whose translation MNQEQSTIRNFVQIGLFGGLFWGGIWYFLHIFSFTEAGPNYLLLPFAFGDWKEGVWGNVLGIVCMGLLSILVAFLYKALFKKFEGVLPGVLYGLFWWALLFLGMGLMAPVIKSALHLPKETIVTTVCIFILYGVFISYSVAFESNNTNRGEGVEKTNYSNK comes from the coding sequence GTGAATCAAGAACAATCAACAATAAGAAACTTTGTACAAATTGGTTTATTTGGTGGCTTATTTTGGGGAGGTATATGGTATTTCCTTCATATATTCTCATTTACAGAAGCTGGCCCTAACTATTTACTTTTACCGTTTGCATTTGGAGATTGGAAAGAAGGGGTTTGGGGAAATGTACTAGGTATCGTTTGTATGGGACTTCTTTCAATTTTAGTGGCATTTCTCTATAAAGCTCTTTTTAAAAAGTTTGAAGGAGTATTACCTGGCGTACTATACGGTTTATTTTGGTGGGCATTATTATTTTTGGGGATGGGGCTAATGGCACCTGTTATTAAAAGTGCACTCCATTTACCGAAAGAAACAATTGTAACGACAGTATGTATCTTTATATTATATGGTGTTTTTATTTCGTATTCTGTAGCATTCGAATCGAATAATACAAATAGAGGAGAAGGGGTCGAGAAGACAAACTATTCAAATAAGTGA
- a CDS encoding lipoate--protein ligase family protein, with protein sequence MGKEKWCYINSGQCSPAFNMALDECLLNWQSEKKMPPTIRFYEWEVPTLTVGYFQRVEKDINMDVVNEKKYGFVRRQTGGRGVLHDKELTYSVIVSEDHPDMPKTVTEAYRVISQGLLDGFKALGLEAYYAVPKTEADRENLKNPRSGVCFDAPSWYEIVVEGRKIAGSAQTRQKGVILQHGSIPLEIDLDELYDLFLFPNERVKERMKNMFSSKAVAINELTDRIFTIEQLIQAFETGFEKGLDIELVPYELTEEQLHEVQTLAKEKYESNEWNYKK encoded by the coding sequence ATGGGAAAAGAAAAATGGTGTTATATTAACTCTGGTCAATGTTCACCAGCATTTAATATGGCGTTAGATGAATGTTTATTAAATTGGCAAAGTGAAAAAAAAATGCCACCAACAATTCGTTTTTACGAATGGGAAGTACCAACATTAACAGTCGGGTATTTTCAGCGTGTTGAAAAAGATATAAATATGGATGTAGTTAACGAAAAGAAATATGGATTCGTTCGTCGTCAAACAGGCGGCAGGGGTGTACTACATGACAAAGAATTAACGTACAGTGTTATTGTGTCTGAAGATCATCCGGATATGCCAAAAACAGTTACAGAAGCATACCGCGTTATTTCGCAAGGCTTATTGGACGGTTTTAAGGCATTAGGATTAGAAGCGTATTATGCGGTTCCGAAAACAGAAGCGGATCGTGAGAATTTAAAAAATCCGCGTTCAGGAGTATGTTTTGATGCACCATCTTGGTATGAAATTGTAGTTGAAGGAAGAAAAATTGCAGGTAGTGCTCAAACACGTCAAAAAGGTGTTATCTTACAGCACGGTTCTATTCCGTTAGAAATAGATTTAGATGAGTTATACGATCTATTTTTATTCCCGAATGAACGTGTAAAAGAGCGTATGAAAAACATGTTTTCTTCTAAAGCGGTAGCGATTAATGAATTAACAGACCGTATATTTACGATTGAACAGTTAATTCAAGCGTTTGAAACTGGATTTGAAAAAGGGTTAGATATAGAGCTTGTGCCGTATGAACTAACAGAAGAACAGCTTCATGAAGTTCAAACATTAGCAAAAGAGAAGTATGAAAGTAATGAATGGAATTATAAAAAATAA
- a CDS encoding DMT family transporter, translating into MAWIYVIIAGIIEIFWVIGLKHAEAPLEWAGVALLITISFVLLFRAYKDLPVGTVYAVFTGIGAGGIVLTEIFIFGEPFSIVKVLLIGLIFFGVIGLKRVTEEKESKEAA; encoded by the coding sequence ATGGCATGGATTTATGTAATCATAGCTGGTATTATTGAAATCTTTTGGGTTATTGGACTAAAACACGCGGAGGCACCACTTGAGTGGGCTGGTGTTGCTCTATTAATTACAATTAGTTTCGTCTTATTATTTAGAGCTTATAAAGATTTACCTGTCGGTACTGTATATGCAGTCTTTACAGGAATTGGAGCTGGTGGAATCGTTCTTACCGAGATTTTCATCTTCGGAGAACCTTTCTCTATTGTAAAAGTATTATTAATCGGTTTAATCTTCTTCGGCGTAATTGGTTTAAAACGAGTAACAGAAGAAAAAGAATCGAAGGAGGCTGCATAA